In Streptomyces sp. NBC_00414, a single window of DNA contains:
- a CDS encoding LLM class F420-dependent oxidoreductase: protein MRVGVHINRFNHPRGAAAIGPELAAAGAAAEAAGVSWMSVMDHYFQMEFNGGAEDAMLESYTTLGFLAAHTSTVRLGTLVTGVTYRHPGLLAKIATTLDVLSGGRATLGIGAAWYDREHEGLGVPFPALAERFERLEETLRICLQMWDPQANGPFEGKHYRLAETLCVPAPVSTPRPEIMVGGSGEKKTLRLVAQYADACNLFASTPEEVGHKLDVLRGHCDAVGREYADVRKTMVHSGDPRSEAELDAFTREMAQYARLGIETVILGPRVDEPAEWIERGVAPLVERLAGLG, encoded by the coding sequence ATGCGGGTCGGCGTTCACATCAACCGGTTCAACCATCCTCGCGGCGCGGCCGCGATCGGCCCCGAGCTGGCCGCGGCGGGTGCCGCCGCCGAGGCCGCGGGCGTGAGCTGGATGTCGGTCATGGACCACTACTTCCAGATGGAGTTCAACGGCGGTGCCGAGGACGCCATGCTGGAGTCGTACACGACCCTCGGCTTCCTCGCCGCCCACACCTCCACCGTGCGGCTCGGGACGCTCGTGACCGGGGTGACCTACCGCCACCCCGGGCTCCTCGCCAAGATCGCCACGACGCTCGACGTGCTGTCGGGCGGCCGGGCCACACTGGGGATCGGAGCGGCCTGGTACGACCGCGAGCACGAGGGCCTGGGCGTGCCGTTCCCGGCGCTCGCGGAGCGTTTCGAACGGCTGGAGGAGACGCTGCGGATCTGTCTGCAGATGTGGGACCCGCAGGCGAACGGGCCCTTCGAGGGCAAGCACTACCGACTGGCCGAGACCCTCTGCGTACCGGCGCCGGTGAGCACCCCGCGCCCGGAGATCATGGTCGGCGGCAGTGGCGAGAAGAAGACGCTGCGGCTGGTCGCCCAGTACGCGGACGCCTGCAACCTGTTCGCCTCGACCCCGGAGGAGGTCGGGCACAAGCTGGACGTCCTGCGCGGGCACTGCGACGCGGTGGGCCGCGAGTACGCCGACGTGCGCAAGACGATGGTCCACTCGGGCGACCCCAGGAGCGAGGCCGAACTCGACGCCTTCACACGGGAGATGGCGCAGTACGCGCGGCTCGGCATCGAGACGGTGATCCTCGGTCCGCGGGTGGACGAGCCCGCCGAGTGGATCGAGCGCGGGGTCGCCCCGCTCGTCGAGCGGCTGGCCGGACTCGGCTGA
- a CDS encoding amidase, translating into MTPDRAAGLAQRARALAEGTVSSRTLVEEALAGIEATQGTLNAFRLVRARAALAEADAADKELAAGGRRPLLGVPLAVKDDMDVAGEPTAFGCRGTFPPVPEDGEAVRRLRAAGAVIVGKTNTCELGQWPFTEGPAFGETRNPWHPGHTPGGSSGGSAAAVAAGLVPAALGSDGAGSVRIPASWTHLIGIKPQRGRISTWPRPESFHGITVNGTLARTVEDAALLLDAASGSHARDLHRPPALRVSDAVGRDPGRLRIALSLKPPFTALPARLSPDVRARVVALAERLAALGHEVEEADPPYGQIGLAFVPRATAGIAERVRDVPDAALLDRRTREAARLGRLLGGAPLRAARRAEARLHRRIGVLFETYDVVLAPTTAAPPPRIGALHSLSGFGTDRAMIAACPYAWPWNVLGWPGVNVPAGFVEGSLPVGAQLLGPAHSEPLLVSLAAQLEADQRWYERWPAGASDGGPGGGAGEFGPPAGPRAAAP; encoded by the coding sequence ATGACTCCCGACCGTGCCGCGGGGCTCGCGCAGCGCGCCCGTGCCCTGGCCGAGGGCACGGTGTCCTCGCGGACGCTCGTCGAGGAGGCCCTCGCCGGGATCGAGGCCACGCAGGGCACGCTGAACGCCTTCCGGCTGGTGCGCGCCCGGGCGGCGCTCGCCGAGGCCGACGCGGCGGACAAGGAGCTGGCGGCGGGCGGCCGCCGGCCGCTGCTCGGGGTGCCGCTGGCGGTCAAGGACGACATGGACGTGGCGGGCGAGCCGACGGCCTTCGGCTGCCGCGGCACGTTCCCGCCGGTGCCCGAGGACGGCGAGGCGGTACGCAGGCTGCGGGCGGCCGGGGCCGTGATCGTCGGCAAGACCAACACCTGTGAGCTGGGACAGTGGCCCTTCACCGAGGGCCCGGCCTTCGGCGAGACCCGCAACCCGTGGCACCCCGGCCACACGCCGGGCGGCTCGTCCGGCGGTTCGGCCGCCGCCGTCGCGGCGGGCCTGGTCCCCGCCGCGCTGGGCTCGGACGGGGCGGGCTCGGTACGCATCCCCGCGTCCTGGACCCATCTGATCGGCATCAAGCCGCAGCGCGGCCGGATCTCGACCTGGCCGCGCCCCGAGTCCTTCCACGGCATCACGGTCAACGGCACGCTGGCCCGCACCGTCGAGGACGCAGCACTGCTCCTGGACGCGGCGAGCGGCAGCCACGCACGCGATCTGCACCGCCCGCCCGCGCTGCGCGTCTCGGACGCGGTGGGCCGGGACCCGGGGCGGCTGCGGATCGCGCTGTCGCTGAAACCCCCGTTCACGGCGCTGCCCGCGCGACTGAGCCCCGACGTACGGGCCCGGGTCGTCGCCCTCGCGGAACGGCTGGCCGCGCTCGGGCACGAGGTCGAGGAGGCCGACCCGCCGTACGGGCAGATCGGGCTGGCGTTCGTTCCGCGCGCCACCGCCGGTATCGCCGAGCGCGTGCGTGACGTGCCCGACGCCGCCCTGCTGGACCGGCGCACCCGTGAGGCGGCCCGGCTCGGACGGCTGCTCGGCGGGGCCCCGCTGCGGGCCGCCCGGCGCGCCGAGGCACGGCTGCACCGGCGGATCGGCGTGCTCTTCGAGACGTACGACGTGGTGCTGGCCCCGACGACGGCCGCTCCGCCGCCGCGGATCGGTGCCCTGCACTCTCTGAGCGGCTTCGGCACCGACCGGGCCATGATCGCCGCGTGTCCGTACGCCTGGCCGTGGAACGTGCTGGGCTGGCCCGGGGTGAACGTCCCCGCGGGGTTCGTCGAGGGTTCCCTGCCCGTGGGCGCCCAACTCCTCGGTCCCGCGCACAGCGAACCGCTCCTCGTCTCGCTCGCCGCACAGCTGGAGGCGGACCAGCGGTGGTACGAGCGGTGGCCGGCCGGCGCGTCGGACGGCGGACCGGGCGGCGGTGCGGGGGAGTTCGGTCCGCCCGCCGGTCCCCGGGCCGCGGCCCCGTAG
- a CDS encoding SPFH domain-containing protein: MPMVVGVVAGAAVLALIFVVVVFKLMWRVAEPNEALIISGSKHRTEGIEEGMGFRIVTGRGTLVLPGIQAVRKLSLDLNETDLSVDCVTHQGIPLKVRGVVIFKVGDDFVSIANAGRRFLDQQKLVAERVHNVFAGHLRSIVGGLTVEDMIRDRDKLTGQTRAACGTEMEKLGLIVDSLQIHEIEDPTGYIKNLAMPHAAAVQRDARIAQAQANRLATEAEQQAAARMAEATRDSEILQAGYQAERDKAAAKARQAGPLAEAGARQEVVVQETRVAELKAHRREQQLQADVRKPADAKAYEKRTLAEAERDVRISAAQAKAKETELAAAAEATRVKTAAGAEAEATKARGAATATATRATGEAEAAAQQAKGLAVAESTRAKGLAEAEAIAARAAALAENQEAVVAQQLAENWPEIVKAGAGAFGNVEHMVLLNGADGMSDMFAKALTMGGTGLGLARQLLASMNTNGHVGKEGSGVNGFTSPGPAPSSQKVGVDGES, encoded by the coding sequence ATGCCGATGGTTGTCGGCGTCGTGGCGGGGGCAGCGGTCCTCGCGCTCATTTTCGTCGTAGTGGTCTTCAAGCTGATGTGGCGCGTCGCGGAACCCAACGAAGCACTGATCATCTCCGGTTCGAAGCATCGCACCGAAGGCATCGAGGAGGGGATGGGTTTCCGTATCGTCACCGGGCGCGGCACCCTCGTGCTGCCGGGCATCCAGGCGGTCCGCAAACTCTCGCTCGACCTCAACGAGACCGATCTGTCCGTCGACTGCGTGACCCACCAGGGCATACCTCTCAAGGTGCGGGGCGTGGTCATCTTCAAGGTGGGCGACGACTTCGTGTCGATCGCCAACGCGGGACGCCGGTTCCTCGATCAGCAGAAGCTGGTGGCGGAGCGGGTGCACAACGTGTTCGCCGGCCATCTGCGGTCCATCGTCGGCGGACTGACCGTCGAGGACATGATCCGCGACCGCGACAAACTCACCGGGCAGACCCGTGCCGCGTGCGGTACGGAGATGGAGAAGCTCGGACTGATCGTCGACTCGCTGCAGATCCACGAGATCGAGGATCCGACGGGCTACATCAAGAACCTGGCCATGCCGCACGCGGCGGCCGTCCAGCGGGACGCGCGGATCGCGCAGGCACAGGCCAACCGGCTGGCCACCGAGGCCGAGCAGCAGGCCGCCGCGCGGATGGCGGAGGCGACCCGGGACAGCGAGATCCTGCAGGCCGGATACCAGGCGGAGCGCGACAAGGCCGCGGCCAAGGCGCGGCAGGCCGGGCCGCTCGCCGAGGCGGGGGCCCGGCAGGAGGTCGTGGTCCAGGAGACGCGCGTCGCCGAGCTGAAGGCCCACCGGCGCGAGCAGCAGCTCCAGGCGGACGTCCGCAAGCCCGCGGACGCGAAGGCGTACGAGAAGCGGACGCTGGCCGAGGCGGAGCGCGATGTCCGGATCTCCGCCGCGCAGGCCAAGGCCAAGGAGACCGAATTGGCCGCGGCGGCCGAGGCGACCCGGGTGAAGACGGCCGCGGGCGCGGAGGCAGAGGCGACGAAGGCGCGCGGTGCGGCCACCGCGACGGCGACCAGGGCCACGGGTGAGGCGGAAGCCGCCGCCCAGCAGGCCAAGGGTCTCGCCGTCGCCGAGTCGACACGGGCGAAGGGGCTCGCGGAGGCGGAGGCCATCGCGGCGCGGGCCGCCGCACTGGCGGAGAACCAGGAGGCGGTCGTCGCGCAGCAGCTCGCGGAGAACTGGCCGGAGATCGTCAAGGCCGGTGCGGGGGCGTTCGGGAACGTGGAGCACATGGTGCTGCTGAACGGGGCGGACGGGATGTCCGACATGTTTGCCAAGGCGCTGACCATGGGTGGGACGGGGCTCGGGCTTGCCCGGCAACTGCTCGCTTCCATGAACACGAACGGGCATGTGGGCAAGGAGGGTTCGGGTGTGAACGGGTTCACTTCTCCGGGGCCTGCGCCGAGTTCGCAGAAGGTGGGGGTGGACGGGGAGTCGTAG